The following DNA comes from Ferrimicrobium sp..
CCATCGCCACCTCGGCCATTCTTACAAAGGTATCGTGGGAGCGGAGTCGTGCTCCGATGAGCTGATGATGCTCACAGAGAAGGTGAGCAACATCTTCGGCACTCTCACGAGTGTCAATGCCGATCTCATCGCCGACAAAAAAGACGGGGAGCGCCCCTACCGCATAGGCCGCGCCAGCAAAGGCCGACCGGGTTCGCAGCGACGGGTGTTCAAAGACGCCGGCCATCGTTGCACCAACGAAGCGATCGGAGCCAAAGAACGTGGGCACCGAGAACTCCGCCGCCAGGCTCGCCTCGCCGCTGAGGGGATCCGCTTCCGGGGTGACGCGACTCGCGCGCCACTCCTGATCGGTCCTCGCTGGATCCTGAACCATCCCAGGAGCCGAGGCGCTCGCTCCGGCTCCACTAGGCTCATCCACGTCATCGGCCGATCGACCGGTTGAAGACTGCCGTGGGGGTTCGACACCCCCAGCGCCTGACAGGGAGCCCTCAATTGGGGGATGGAGCAGCCAGTTGATCTGCTCTACCGAGAGCGCATCGATATCGTCGACGATCACCCGAGGACCTCCCCCAAGGCACCAGCGAGTAGCTCACACCCTTGTGTCAACTCCGGCTCTGAGATGATGAGCGGAGGGAGCAGCCGTAAGCGATCAGCTTTGGGGGCGTTCAGAATGAGTCCGGCGGCAAAAGCTCTCTCCACCACCTCCTTGGCGACCGGCGCGGAAAGCTGCAGCCCTAACATCAGTCCTCTCCCCTCGACTTGTGTCACCCCGGGGAGCGGTTTCAAGAGAGGAAGGGCGAGATCTCCAAGATGGCGAACCCTCTCGGTCATCGACGAGCGCTGCATGAACTCAATCACCGCAACCGCAGCAGTGGCTGCGATCGGATTGCCACCGAAGGTCGACCCATGATCACCCGGAAGAAAGGCGGCACCGACCTCGGGTTTCGTCACAAGGGCTCCAATCGGAATCCCGTTGCCAAGTGCCTTGGCGAGGGTGAAGAGATCAGGGACGATCCCATAGTGAGAGGAGGCCAACCACTCTCCCGTTCGACACATCCCGGTCTGGATCTCATCGGCCACCAGCAAAATGCCATCCTCTTGTTGGGCTCTGATCAGTGCTTCGGCGAAGGCATCCCCAAGGGGATAGACCCCGGCCTCACCGAGGATTGGTTCAAAGAGGACGGCACCGGCCTCCGGATCGGCGAGGGCCTCTTCGAGTCCCGCCACATCATTGAGCGCCACCTCGAGAAAACCAGGCAGGAGTGGTTCAAAGGGTATCCGTTTGCCCGGTTGCATCGTTGCCGAGAGCGCTCCAAAGGTGCGTCCATGGAACGAGTTGCTCAACACCACGACCTTGGGCCGGTCTGGACGGGCTCTGCGCAGCAGTTTGAGGGCAGCCTCAATCGCTTCAGCTCCTGAGTTGCAGAAGAAGACACCAGCATCCTCAAAGGGAGCGATCTCACCGATCTTGGCAGCAGCCTCCAACCCTGGCGGTGTCGTAAAGAAGTTCGAGGTATGCCAAACGCGCCCAAGCTGGCCAACGAGCGCCTCCTGCACCACAGGGTGGGCATGTCCGAGGGAGGTGACTGCGATCCCGGAGAGGAAGTCCAAATAGCGGTGGCCCTCGTCGTCATAGAGCCAAGCACCCTGTCCTCGTACAATATTGGCCATTGGTGCCCCATAGAGCCCTAGCAGTGTTCCCGTCATCTGGACCCTCCTTCAATCATTGTCCCGACACCCTCGTCAGTCAACAACTCCAACAATAGTGAGTGAGGAACGGTTCCGTCGATCAGGTGAACTCGTTCCACCCCTCCCGTCGCGGCGCCAAGCGCCGCAGCGACCTTGGGAATCATCCCACCACGGATCTGACCACCCTCGATCAGGAGCTGCATCTCATCCACGCCGACCCTAGCGATCAGCGATCCCGGATCATCGATCTCAGATAACAGACCAGCGACGTTGGTCAAGAAGATCAACTTGGCCGCACCAAGCGCAACAGCAAGTGAGGCGGCGAAGGAGTCGGCGTTCACATTCAACAATCCCCCACTCGTCTCGACCCCGAGGCTTGCCACCACCGGTATTACACCGCTCTCGACTAACTCGGTCACCACCTGGCTCTGGACCCGTCGAATCTCGCCAACAAAGCCGAGCTCGTCTGAGATCCTCGTGGCGATGGCCAATGAGCTGTCGGCCCCAGAGAGGCCGACCGCTGCAGCGCCCTGGCAACCAAGAGCGGTCACGATCGCTGGGTTGACGGTGCCAAGGAGCGCCATCCTTACCACCTCGAGCATCGCCGCATCCGTCACCCGCAGTCCATGCACAAACGAAGGCGTCAGACCAAGGCGATCGGCGAGTTGGTCGATCTGTGGCCCTCCGCCATGGACAATGACCGGGCGCATCCCGACCGATCGCATGAGCGCGACGTCTTGGGCTAACTCCGTGAGCGAGGCCGCCGCATCGCCAAGTACATTCCCCCCATACTTGATCACGATGATCTGGCCATGGAACTGGCGGATATAGGGCAGCGCCTCGACGAGGGTGCGCGCACGGAGCTGCGGATCTGAGGTGATCACGAGGTCCCCCGGTTCTCCTCAAGATAGCCATGTCCAATGTCGGCCGTTAAGACCTCCACGCTCTCAGAACCCCTACCCAAGTCG
Coding sequences within:
- a CDS encoding aspartate aminotransferase family protein; amino-acid sequence: MTGTLLGLYGAPMANIVRGQGAWLYDDEGHRYLDFLSGIAVTSLGHAHPVVQEALVGQLGRVWHTSNFFTTPPGLEAAAKIGEIAPFEDAGVFFCNSGAEAIEAALKLLRRARPDRPKVVVLSNSFHGRTFGALSATMQPGKRIPFEPLLPGFLEVALNDVAGLEEALADPEAGAVLFEPILGEAGVYPLGDAFAEALIRAQQEDGILLVADEIQTGMCRTGEWLASSHYGIVPDLFTLAKALGNGIPIGALVTKPEVGAAFLPGDHGSTFGGNPIAATAAVAVIEFMQRSSMTERVRHLGDLALPLLKPLPGVTQVEGRGLMLGLQLSAPVAKEVVERAFAAGLILNAPKADRLRLLPPLIISEPELTQGCELLAGALGEVLG
- the argB gene encoding acetylglutamate kinase → MITSDPQLRARTLVEALPYIRQFHGQIIVIKYGGNVLGDAAASLTELAQDVALMRSVGMRPVIVHGGGPQIDQLADRLGLTPSFVHGLRVTDAAMLEVVRMALLGTVNPAIVTALGCQGAAAVGLSGADSSLAIATRISDELGFVGEIRRVQSQVVTELVESGVIPVVASLGVETSGGLLNVNADSFAASLAVALGAAKLIFLTNVAGLLSEIDDPGSLIARVGVDEMQLLIEGGQIRGGMIPKVAAALGAATGGVERVHLIDGTVPHSLLLELLTDEGVGTMIEGGSR